The following nucleotide sequence is from Drosophila kikkawai strain 14028-0561.14 chromosome 2L, DkikHiC1v2, whole genome shotgun sequence.
GGTGCAGGAGGAGCCGTTCTTGGTGCCAGAGATGACGTCACAGTAGGTGCCGGCGGGCAGGCCCGTCTGCAGGGAGCTGTTCAGGTCGTAGTTGTCGTTGTTGAAGGCCACGAAGCCACGGCTGCCGCGGCTGAAGGCGATCTGGTTGCTGCCGTTGTCCCACCAGTTCTGGATGGCGTCGGAGCCGACGGCGTTCCTGAAGGCCACCATGTTGTAGATCTGGCGCCAGCGGTGCTCGCACACCCAGCCGCCGCTGCAGGAGTTGTCGCTGTTGAAGCTCGGCGAGGCGATGTTGTGGCCGTCGGTGGTGGGCGGGCCCTGGTCCGTGTCCGAGAACGAGAAGGAGGACATCACGCGCGGCGTGCCGAAGGGGTGGGCCAGCATGAAGGCGGAGGCCATCCTGTACTGCTTGGGCACCTTGTAGGTGAGTACGTCGGCGCCACCGGCTCCATGTCCGCGCTGGTTGTCATGGTTGTCGACGAAGACGAGCGAGCGGTCGGAGGCGGCGAAGCCCCAGGCGGTGCCCCAGTTGGACAGGTACCGCAGCTGGTTCTTGCCACGGAAGGCCTTGCCGATGGAGTCGGAGTGCCGGAACTCGGTGATGGCGCCCAGGCCAGTGTACTCCGACTTGCTGATGGCCTCGCCACCCATGTCGATCACCTCCTGCACGATGTAGGCCTTGGAGCCCGAGGAGAAGCCGTGGTCGGTGTTCAGGTTCTTCAAGCGGCCATAGATGACGCCCAGATCAGCGGGCCACATGTGCTTGGCGGCGTCCACGCGGAATCCAGCCACTCCCAGGTCAATGAGGTGATTCAGGAACTCGGCAATCTTTTCCTGAACATAGGAGTTGCCCTGGTTGAGGTCGCGGAGACCCACCAGCTCGCAGTTGCGCACTTGGTTGGCATCGTTGTAGTTGCTGATGGCGCAGGTCGGGTTGAAGTCCAGCGAGGAGTAGGGCACTCCGGGGTAGCTCTTGCTGCTGGGACTGGCAGTGCTGCCGCCCGTGCCGTAGGTGCCTCCGTTGGCAGCCATGTGGTTGAAGATCACGTCCACGTAGATGCGCACGCCGACGGCGTTGCAGCGTCGGGTCATGCTGGCGAACTGCTCCTCGTTGCCGGAACGGGTCACGAGCTTGTAGGAGATGGGCTGGTAGCGCTCCCACCAGGGGCGGCTGTCCTTCACGGCATTCTCGTTGACGGGGGAGACCTAATGGGGGCTTAAGAGTTAGAAATCCCTTCTAGAGTAGAGCCAGAGCGATCTTATCCCTACCTGCACTCCGGCAAAGCCATTGGGGCCCAGGAAGTTCTCGCACTCGGCGGCAATGTCGTCCCACTTCCACTCGAATAGGTGCACCATGCCGCTGCGTCCTGAGGCGTAGTTGGTGTCGAACTGGGCGCTGGCCAGCGCCAGGATGGCGAGGGACACGATGCTCTTGGTCAGAAACATGTTGATTCTAGAAGGAACTCAAGTTTCACTCTGATTCTAAGTGGGTCGTTGCAGCTCCTTATATAGGGGGTCTATGTCTCATTGGCTTCGCGGGAGTGATTTTGGGCTCCGCGGAATCTTATCGTGGCCCAAGGCGATTCCTAATCGATGCCCGTGCAGACGGACTGACTGGAAGTAGCTGGCATTATTGGCGTAGATGATTAATTAGATTAGTGGCCTGATTAGCAcgtatttattgttatttgtgTATCAGGAATATGTACATCGGGACAGTGCATTCCTTTGATATAAGGGATTTATGGGCCACTCGAGCACTCACCTTGCATGCTGTCTGAGGCGTGATCGGTGTGAACTATGCTCCTTGGTGGTCAgatatttaacttaaatttaactaGGGAATGCAAGTTGCTTGGGGAAtcgttttttaattattttgatttaaatctGATATACTTTTGGATATTATActaataacaaatatttaattcgattcaattaatattattaatcattattatttttgcttttataaATCTGTTAAGTCTTTTAGTCTGGTTTTTCTATTCCTAGAAACTTTGAAATTTTCATGTTctgatttttttgtatatttaactagatattataaataaaataagaaggaaaacaagtataaataaatttgcatatttactttattatttatattttcacctttaatataattaataaattaatcatttaattttaaacggATTACCTGTTTAAATTATACTCGAAATTTACATACTTTGAGGTACTTTGGTTTAAGAAACcctttatatttcataaattatgTGTTTTATTGgaaccaaaaataaacaatataaattcaCACTTTTTCGggtgaaaaatgaaaataaaaatcttaaaaaaaaatagtttaaaaatccaaaccagaaaacattttataagtACTTAAATAAACGTAAAATAAAACTGATAACATATATTCAAACTCCAACGGTTTTATTCCAACAAGTGAATTACGTTTTCACGTTTCATTACGTTTCGAGTAACCAAGTTATTCATCACTTTACGTAGTTTGACTACGTCATGGTTAATCTTAGTGTGACCATCTGCAGTGGACCAGAAAATATCCCTTTTTGCAAGGCAAATCCATGTGTTTTCATCAGAAAACAAGGGAAGCACActtaatttgcaaaaaaaaaaattaaaacgctAAACATATAGATTATATTGGTTTTCTGGCTGAAGCAGCCGTATTTCCGCTCGATTCCGTTCCCGGTCCGTTTCGATTTGGGCGCCGAGAACGCGGCTGAATGATAGCTCTGAGTGCGCTTTTAACCAAATACACGATCGGTATTATGAGCAACTTAAGCAATGGCAACCAACAAccgctccagcagcagcagccgcagcagcaggcgcagcaacaacaacagcaggcaCAGAACCCGCATCAGCAGCAGGGAAACGAGGCGGGCGGAGAGCTGTTTGTGGCTCCGCCGCCCGGTTTAGGCGTTGCTGTGGGCATGGCAGCCATGCAACAGCGCAATCGGattctgcagcagcagcagcaccagcatcCGCAGCAGCCCCAGAATCCCGCCGCCGAGGGCAGTGGCCTGGACCGAGGAAGTTGCCTTTTACGCTATGCCAGCCAGAATTCGCTGGACGAGAGCAGCCAGAAGCATGTCCAGCGGCCGAACGGCAAGGAGCGGGGCACCGTGGGACAATACAGCAATGAGCAGCACACGGCAAGGTCCTTCGATGCCATGAACGAGATGCGCAAGTAAGGAAGAGGGGGTTTTGGGTTGAAAGTAACTTAAAAGTGGTCAAAAATATGTGAAATCTTGGCGAAATTTCTGAAAATACGGTTTATTTTCATATGGGTAGTGATTCTGGGCTTTTTCAAAGGTAATTTAGGATTATTTTATCTGTTATCAGAGTTGATTTTGGATATATTCCAAgataaattgcaatttatcacctattttcatttaaaaaaatctctaaaattattatatatttataaataatatttaaaacctcATTTTGATAATCATTTTAACTTAAAGCTAACTTTACCCACTTATATTTGGGTTATTAGAGTTCATTTTTCTGAAGTAAAACCAAGGATTTACTGGTTTTTTGTATTGACTTCTCTGTATTGAACAAGTTGAACAACATTATTACCAAACAATTGTCAAGAAAACGTTCAAATACTACGCAGTTTCCGCAATATTTGTTCACAGAATTAGCGGTGGTTTAACTTATATACATACCTGTTATGGGATAATTGCCTTTTAGACctagtttttatttgaaaactgTTTACCTGCTTTTAGGTTTGTCTCAAATAGCAGATATATTCAAATTGGGTAAAGATTTAGGGGGATTTAGGGGGATAAAGATATTATTGAGTATATTTTCTGGGCTATTTAATGTTAGTTTAGCTATATTTAAAAGGGGTTTTCCTATATTTAAggatttcttttaatttattttcagtttcattaagaatataatctttaaatatatacattttgagTTATAAACCATAATGTAACGCCTTTTCAATTATAGTTTAAAGATGACTTGCTTAGAAAGGTTATTTAgcttaaaatctttaaaaacattaGGCTAACTTTAACCCAATTACTCATGGATAAGAAGAAATAATTGTTATCTTAAATCTTCCCTCTTCAACCTACCACAAAAATAAGTACAAAAAGATTCGTTTAAGTTCCTATAAATTCATTCTATTTTGGTAAACCTCTCCCTTTTGTTGCCCCCACAAACAAAGGAGatgtatatttaattgctGTGCTCAGTGCAGGAAAGGGACAGGTGCGTCGTCGTCTGATTTGGGCCAAGATGCGAAAAAATAATCACTGAATAAATGTCGGACGATCGTCATCATTATGATCTCGCACCGCATATTTGCGCAGTTCGCTTTGTTTGGCTTTCCGAGCGTCGCTAATATTTGTGTTTCTCTCTGTTTGCACACAATATTTGCGGACTTGGCCGACGCTTTTGTCGTGGGGCGGCCATTCGCATTAATTATTGTCTAGTTTTTATTATGATGAGTTTCAATACGCCTTCGGGTTTCGCATTAGGCCACGACCTTGAACTTGGTCTGCTGCGggccaaaaatatatacatatgtattccGAATTCGAATCTGATTTCGAATTCCGCTTCCGCGTCTTTCGCTTTTTCGGGCTTTCGGGTTTTCGGTTATCTGGAAAACTACTGGAGCTATGGAAATTTTATTGGCAGCTTGGAATAAAACAAGTTTTTACCTCAACGAAAGTGAAGGTGGTGTGTAACCCAAAAAAACTggattgttattgtttatttattgcttttgGACTGTTGAATTCATAACAAAAGAGTACCTGGGAATCTGTCATAAAGTGgaggaaatttatttatagctgtctctaataataataataaaacatagCAGTTTATAGGTGAGAAACAAGATgttatttgcataaataatcAGAAGATTATAGAGACTTGGGTTCCTAAGATATTTCTTCAATAAAATACGAGTTTATTTACCTcaaaaatccaaacaaaaacacttttaaacATCTGTATTTCCACAAAAGCTCTTAGAATCAATTTTGAACAAATTCTTTGTTTAAATACAACATTTACAGGCATTTTTTTCAAGGTTTCTTTGGCacgcttttaattttttaatgggtttttaTTATAGGAATTTGATTATAAAAATGGGATTGTATTTTTCAAGGAAATATAAAGCgaataaatgcaataaaaaattatttaaaaattctaaaactttgcttaaagaaattaaattttaaaaattagaaatcaagtgcaaattatattttagttcgaattaattttgagaaaaatatttttacaatgaAACCCTCTTTCCTTCACAGACAAAAACAGCTCTGTGATGTGATATTAGTGGCCGACGATGTGGAAATCCATGCCCATCGCATGGTTCTGGCCTCCTGCAGTCCCTACTTCTATGCAATGTTCACCGGCTTCGAGGAGTCGCGTCAGACGAGGATCACCCTACAAAGCGTCGATGCTCGGGCACTGGAACTGCTCATTGATTATGTGTACACGGCCACCGTGGAGGTAAACGAGGATAATGTTCAGGTCCTGCTGACGGCCGCCAATCTCCTGCAGCTCAACGATGTGCGCGATGCCTGCTGCGATTTCCTGCAGACCCAGCTGGATGCCAGTAATTGCCTGGGCATCCGGGAATTTGCCGATCTTCATGCCTGCgtggaattattaaattacgCGGAAACCTACATTGAACAGCATTTCAAGTGAGTTGAGGGGAAGAGATTgggttgtttttgtttaagaaaatatagaacTAAATTGCTTTTACCTTTTATTTTACATTCGTCATTGCTTTAGTTATTCCcttagaaattttaaaagataatGTCAGTCTTTGTTGAGTAAATCAACACTTTATAATCAAAACCAACTCAGGATCAGCGAAGGTTAAGTTCAAAAACAGTTCAGTTACCTAATAATAATGTGTTTATataattgtatatataaatatgtattatatttatatgtattattattggCTAAAGCGCCTTTTAAAAGATTACGACTTGAATATTATAGGCAAAAGatgcaaacatttttaagaataatttttttgtatacataAGACCTGATATTTTATgctaaaattgtatttaaaatgcgtaatttacttttcttttctaaaattgtatttaaaatgcgtaatttactttgttttttaatttattaataaaaataaaacacttttTAGAAATGTGTATAAGTTGACAACCACGTTTTGCTGTTtacaagtttttaatttacgAGATTTCAGTTTAATCACGTCTTGTCAGCTATTTAAATgcgtaaatattttatcataAAAATGGTCTCTATCAAGTTGATTTAAATAagattagaaaatatatttaaaataatatttatgtttatttaaaatttaaaatatattttggaaataaatatagcTATAGTATCAATATGCAAGTCCCTTTAAGACCCACTAATTGCCACTTTTAACGTATTAAGtcaatttaacatttttgaatcATAAACAAATGCTTATCTGAAGGGTAATTCTCAGTTAAATATACACTCAAATCCGGTTTGCcggcttttaattttattttaatttctttaattacttattactctgttttttctttgttgGTTTCCCTTTCAGCGAGGTAATCCAGTTCGATGAGTTTCTGAATCTCTCACACGAGCAGGTCATCAGCTTGATAGGCAACGACCGGATCTCGGTGCCAAACGAGGAGCGTGTGTACGAGTGTGTCATTGCCTGGCTGCGCTACGATGTCCCCATGCGCGAGCAGTTCACATCATCGCTCATGGAGCATGTCCGGCTGCCCTTCCTGTCCAAGGAGTACATCACACAGCGCGTGGACAAAGAGCTGCTCCTCGAGGGGAATATAGTTTGCAAGAATCTCATAATCGAAGCTTTGACCTATCATCTGCTGCCCACGGAAACGAAATCTGCAAGAACTGTGCCACGGAAACCGGTGGGAATGCCCAAAATATTGCTCGTTATAGGAGGACAAGCCCCGAAAGCTATTCGCTCAGTGGAATGGTATGATCTGAGGGAGGAGAAATGGTACCAGGCTGCCGAAATGCCAAACAGACGGTGCCGTTCCGGACTGAGTGTTCTCGGTGAGAAAGTCTACGCAGTCGGCGGCTTCAATGGCTCGCTGCGCGTTCGCACTGTGGATGTCTATGATCCGACCACGGATCAGTGGGCCAACTGCTGCAACATGGAGGCCCGGCGATCCACTCTAGGCGTAGCTGTCCTAAATGGTTGCATATACGCTGTGGGAGGATTCGATGGCACCACCGGTCTATCCAGTGCCGAGATGTATGATCCCAAGACTGACATCTGGCGATTTATCGCCTCCATGTCCACGCGTCGCAGCTCAGTGGGTGTGGGCGTGGTCCATGGTCTTCTCTATGCCGTTGGCGGCTACGATGGCTTCTCGCGTCAATGCTTGTCTTCGGTGGAACGCTACAATCCCGATACGGACACCTGGGTAGCGGTGGCGGAGATGAGTTCCAGGCGCAGCGGCGCTGGTGTGGGAGTTCTCAATAACATCCTGTATGCTGTGGGCGGACATGATGGCCCCATGGTCAGGAAATCCGTGGAGGCTTACGACTGCGAAACAAATTCTTGGCGCTCGGTGGCGGATATGTCTTATTGCCGGCGAAATGCTGGCGTGGTGGCTCACGAAGGCCTGCTATATGTGGTGGGAGGCGATGATGGAACCACAAATCTTGCCTCGGTTGAGGTCTATTGTCCCGATTCGGACAGCTGGAGGATGTTGCCTGCCCTGATGACCATTGGACGCAGTTACGCGGGCGTCTGTATGATCGATAAGCCCATGTGAATGGAAGAGCAGGGTGCATTGGCACGGTGAGTgcaagtttttaataaaatgaacaatttaataaatttttaaactttttatacTTAGCAGTCAAGCGGCTTCGCTGGCCATCGCACTGCTGGATGATGAGAATAGCCAGGCGGAGGGCACAATGGAGGGTGCCATTGGTGGTGCTGCCATCTATGGTAATCTGGCGCCAGTTGGAGCAGCTGCACCGgctgcagctcctgctcctgcaccaGCTAATGCCGCTATTGCTGCTCCACAGCCAAATCATCCGCATTACGAAAACATCTATGCACCAATTGGTCAGCCC
It contains:
- the LOC108082744 gene encoding alpha-amylase A-like; translated protein: MFLTKSIVSLAILALASAQFDTNYASGRSGMVHLFEWKWDDIAAECENFLGPNGFAGVQVSPVNENAVKDSRPWWERYQPISYKLVTRSGNEEQFASMTRRCNAVGVRIYVDVIFNHMAANGGTYGTGGSTASPSSKSYPGVPYSSLDFNPTCAISNYNDANQVRNCELVGLRDLNQGNSYVQEKIAEFLNHLIDLGVAGFRVDAAKHMWPADLGVIYGRLKNLNTDHGFSSGSKAYIVQEVIDMGGEAISKSEYTGLGAITEFRHSDSIGKAFRGKNQLRYLSNWGTAWGFAASDRSLVFVDNHDNQRGHGAGGADVLTYKVPKQYRMASAFMLAHPFGTPRVMSSFSFSDTDQGPPTTDGHNIASPSFNSDNSCSGGWVCEHRWRQIYNMVAFRNAVGSDAIQNWWDNGSNQIAFSRGSRGFVAFNNDNYDLNSSLQTGLPAGTYCDVISGTKNGSSCTGKTVTVGSDGRASIYLGNSEDDGVLAIHVNAKL
- the kel gene encoding ring canal kelch protein isoform X2, whose protein sequence is MIALSALLTKYTIGIMSNLSNGNQQPLQQQQPQQQAQQQQQQAQNPHQQQGNEAGGELFVAPPPGLGVAVGMAAMQQRNRILQQQQHQHPQQPQNPAAEGSGLDRGSCLLRYASQNSLDESSQKHVQRPNGKERGTVGQYSNEQHTARSFDAMNEMRKQKQLCDVILVADDVEIHAHRMVLASCSPYFYAMFTGFEESRQTRITLQSVDARALELLIDYVYTATVEVNEDNVQVLLTAANLLQLNDVRDACCDFLQTQLDASNCLGIREFADLHACVELLNYAETYIEQHFNEVIQFDEFLNLSHEQVISLIGNDRISVPNEERVYECVIAWLRYDVPMREQFTSSLMEHVRLPFLSKEYITQRVDKELLLEGNIVCKNLIIEALTYHLLPTETKSARTVPRKPVGMPKILLVIGGQAPKAIRSVEWYDLREEKWYQAAEMPNRRCRSGLSVLGEKVYAVGGFNGSLRVRTVDVYDPTTDQWANCCNMEARRSTLGVAVLNGCIYAVGGFDGTTGLSSAEMYDPKTDIWRFIASMSTRRSSVGVGVVHGLLYAVGGYDGFSRQCLSSVERYNPDTDTWVAVAEMSSRRSGAGVGVLNNILYAVGGHDGPMVRKSVEAYDCETNSWRSVADMSYCRRNAGVVAHEGLLYVVGGDDGTTNLASVEVYCPDSDSWRMLPALMTIGRSYAGVCMIDKPMUMEEQGALARQAASLAIALLDDENSQAEGTMEGAIGGAAIYGNLAPVGAAAPAAAPAPAPANAAIAAPQPNHPHYENIYAPIGQPSNQAAAANAPANAEEAQQPPQQQQQPAPTEANASNNNNNNQSPPIAQPQQAQPQPQRILPMNNYRNDLYDRSTGGILGSNASAAAAAYDVPRAVRSGLGYRRNFRIDMQNGNRYGNGLRCTPLYTNSRSNCQRQRSFDDTESTDGYNLPYAAAGTMRYENIYEQIRDEPLYRTSAAANRVPLYTRLDVLGHGIGRIERHLSSSCGNIDHYNLGGHYAVLGHSHFGTVGHIRLNANGTGGGGGGGGAAATVSNGNTTCNVPNCQAYMGNTSSSTPVEYANVKVPVKNSASSFFSCLHGENSQSMTNIYKTSGATAAAHHSPLTPNVSMERAARSASAGAAGVAAVSVEEPASADNLPSSSISSTNRPPTGAIPKVKIATSKTAKEATAGGATSGNTLATSAATDKSSSTTGAAGAGSGKAGTLAKKSSTGAAARSSSSSGDGTLNRISKSSLQWLLVNKWLPLWIGQGPDCKVIDFNFMFSRDCVSCDTASVASQMSNPYGTPRLGVGLPQDMVRFQSSCSGGACTAGGATASTMRRDATGRPLHSTLSRLRMNGGERRNQNAVAAANYRYEDPSYENVHVQWQNGFEFGRSRDYDANPIYHQQQQQQRPMLQRARSESPTFSNQQRRLQRQAAQAAQAQLKPPPPGSPDPFKNYKLNAENNSFKPKSVAAAEELEGAVGGAVVEMPPLELDAEPVDPVNLSDNEAEAIGGQSNTSNSTNSHVNEQND
- the kel gene encoding ring canal kelch protein isoform X1, which translates into the protein MIALSALLTKYTIGIMSNLSNGNQQPLQQQQPQQQAQQQQQQAQNPHQQQGNEAGGELFVAPPPGLGVAVGMAAMQQRNRILQQQQHQHPQQPQNPAAEGSGLDRGSCLLRYASQNSLDESSQKHVQRPNGKERGTVGQYSNEQHTARSFDAMNEMRKQKQLCDVILVADDVEIHAHRMVLASCSPYFYAMFTGFEESRQTRITLQSVDARALELLIDYVYTATVEVNEDNVQVLLTAANLLQLNDVRDACCDFLQTQLDASNCLGIREFADLHACVELLNYAETYIEQHFNEVIQFDEFLNLSHEQVISLIGNDRISVPNEERVYECVIAWLRYDVPMREQFTSSLMEHVRLPFLSKEYITQRVDKELLLEGNIVCKNLIIEALTYHLLPTETKSARTVPRKPVGMPKILLVIGGQAPKAIRSVEWYDLREEKWYQAAEMPNRRCRSGLSVLGEKVYAVGGFNGSLRVRTVDVYDPTTDQWANCCNMEARRSTLGVAVLNGCIYAVGGFDGTTGLSSAEMYDPKTDIWRFIASMSTRRSSVGVGVVHGLLYAVGGYDGFSRQCLSSVERYNPDTDTWVAVAEMSSRRSGAGVGVLNNILYAVGGHDGPMVRKSVEAYDCETNSWRSVADMSYCRRNAGVVAHEGLLYVVGGDDGTTNLASVEVYCPDSDSWRMLPALMTIGRSYAGVCMIDKPMUMEEQGALARSQAASLAIALLDDENSQAEGTMEGAIGGAAIYGNLAPVGAAAPAAAPAPAPANAAIAAPQPNHPHYENIYAPIGQPSNQAAAANAPANAEEAQQPPQQQQQPAPTEANASNNNNNNQSPPIAQPQQAQPQPQRILPMNNYRNDLYDRSTGGILGSNASAAAAAYDVPRAVRSGLGYRRNFRIDMQNGNRYGNGLRCTPLYTNSRSNCQRQRSFDDTESTDGYNLPYAAAGTMRYENIYEQIRDEPLYRTSAAANRVPLYTRLDVLGHGIGRIERHLSSSCGNIDHYNLGGHYAVLGHSHFGTVGHIRLNANGTGGGGGGGGAAATVSNGNTTCNVPNCQAYMGNTSSSTPVEYANVKVPVKNSASSFFSCLHGENSQSMTNIYKTSGATAAAHHSPLTPNVSMERAARSASAGAAGVAAVSVEEPASADNLPSSSISSTNRPPTGAIPKVKIATSKTAKEATAGGATSGNTLATSAATDKSSSTTGAAGAGSGKAGTLAKKSSTGAAARSSSSSGDGTLNRISKSSLQWLLVNKWLPLWIGQGPDCKVIDFNFMFSRDCVSCDTASVASQMSNPYGTPRLGVGLPQDMVRFQSSCSGGACTAGGATASTMRRDATGRPLHSTLSRLRMNGGERRNQNAVAAANYRYEDPSYENVHVQWQNGFEFGRSRDYDANPIYHQQQQQQRPMLQRARSESPTFSNQQRRLQRQAAQAAQAQLKPPPPGSPDPFKNYKLNAENNSFKPKSVAAAEELEGAVGGAVVEMPPLELDAEPVDPVNLSDNEAEAIGGQSNTSNSTNSHVNEQND